A region of Arabidopsis thaliana chromosome 5, partial sequence DNA encodes the following proteins:
- the DHS gene encoding deoxyhypusine synthase (deoxyhypusine synthase (DHS); INVOLVED IN: embryo sac development, peptidyl-lysine modification to hypusine; LOCATED IN: cellular_component unknown; EXPRESSED IN: 24 plant structures; EXPRESSED DURING: 13 growth stages; CONTAINS InterPro DOMAIN/s: Deoxyhypusine synthase (InterPro:IPR002773); Has 1807 Blast hits to 1807 proteins in 277 species: Archae - 0; Bacteria - 0; Metazoa - 736; Fungi - 347; Plants - 385; Viruses - 0; Other Eukaryotes - 339 (source: NCBI BLink).), which yields MEDDRVFSSVHSTVFKESESLEGKCDKIEGYDFNQGVDYPKLMRSMLTTGFQASNLGEAIDVVNQMLDWRLADETTVAEDCSEEEKNPSFRESVKCKIFLGFTSNLVSSGVRDTIRYLVQHHMVDVIVTTTGGVEEDLIKCLAPTFKGDFSLPGAYLRSKGLNRIGNLLVPNDNYCKFEDWIIPIFDEMLKEQKEENVLWTPSKLLARLGKEINNESSYLYWAYKMNIPVFCPGLTDGSLGDMLYFHSFRTSGLIIDVVQDIRAMNGEAVHANPKKTGMIILGGGLPKHHICNANMMRNGADYAVFINTGQEFDGSDSGARPDEAVSWGKIRGSAKTVKVYCDATIAFPLLVAETFATKRDQTCESKT from the exons ATGGAGGATGATCGTGTTTTCTCTTCGGTTCACTCAACAGTTTTCAAAGAATCCGAATCATTGGAAGGAAAGTGTGATAAAATCGAAGGATACGATTTCAATCAAGGAGTAGATTACCCAAAGCTTATGCGATCCATGCTCACCACCGGATTTCAAGCCTCGAATCTCGGCGAAGCTATTGATGTCGTCAATCAAATG CTAGATTGGAGACTGGCTGATGAAACTACAGTAGCTGAAGACTGTAgtgaagaggagaagaatcCATCGTTTAGAGAGTCTGTCAAGTGTAAAATCTTTCTAGGTTTCACTTCAAATCTTGTTTCATCTGGTGTTAGAGATACTATTCGTTATCTTGTTCAGCATCATATG GTTGATGTTATAGTCACGACAACTGGTGGTGTTGAGGAAGATCTCATAAAATGCCTTGCACCTACATTTAAAGGTGATTTCTCTCTACCTGGAGCTTATTTAAGGTCAAAGGGATTGAACCGAATTGGGAATTTGCTGGTTCCTAATGATAACTACTGCAAGTTTGAGGATTGGATCATTCCCATCTTTGACGAGATGTTGAAGGAACAGAAAGAAGAG AATGTGTTGTGGACTCCTTCTAAACTGTTAGCACGGCTGggaaaagaaatcaacaatGAGAGTTCATACCTTTATTGGGCATACAAG ATGAATATTCCAGTATTCTGCCCAGGGTTAACAGATGGCTCTCTTGGGGATATGCTGTATTTTCACTCTTTTCGTACCTCTGGCCTCATCATCGATGTAGTACAAG ATATCAGAGCTATGAACGGCGAAGCTGTCCATGCAAATCCTAAAAAGACAGGGATGATAATCCTTGGAGGGGGCTTGCCAAAGCACCACATATGTAATGCCAATATGATGCGCAATGGTGCAGATTACGCTGTATTTATAAACACCGGGCAAGAATTTGATGGGAGCGACTCGGGTGCACGCCCTGATGAAGCCGTGTCTTGGGGTAAAATTAGGGGTTCTGCTAAAACCGTTAAG GTATACTGTGATGCTACCATAGCCTTCCCATTGTTGGTTGCAGAAACATTTGCCACAAAGAGAGACCAAACCTGTGAGTCTAAGACTTAA
- the DHS gene encoding deoxyhypusine synthase — protein sequence MLKEQKEENVLWTPSKLLARLGKEINNESSYLYWAYKMNIPVFCPGLTDGSLGDMLYFHSFRTSGLIIDVVQDIRAMNGEAVHANPKKTGMIILGGGLPKHHICNANMMRNGADYAVFINTGQEFDGSDSGARPDEAVSWGKIRGSAKTVKVYCDATIAFPLLVAETFATKRDQTCESKT from the exons ATGTTGAAGGAACAGAAAGAAGAG AATGTGTTGTGGACTCCTTCTAAACTGTTAGCACGGCTGggaaaagaaatcaacaatGAGAGTTCATACCTTTATTGGGCATACAAG ATGAATATTCCAGTATTCTGCCCAGGGTTAACAGATGGCTCTCTTGGGGATATGCTGTATTTTCACTCTTTTCGTACCTCTGGCCTCATCATCGATGTAGTACAAG ATATCAGAGCTATGAACGGCGAAGCTGTCCATGCAAATCCTAAAAAGACAGGGATGATAATCCTTGGAGGGGGCTTGCCAAAGCACCACATATGTAATGCCAATATGATGCGCAATGGTGCAGATTACGCTGTATTTATAAACACCGGGCAAGAATTTGATGGGAGCGACTCGGGTGCACGCCCTGATGAAGCCGTGTCTTGGGGTAAAATTAGGGGTTCTGCTAAAACCGTTAAG GTATACTGTGATGCTACCATAGCCTTCCCATTGTTGGTTGCAGAAACATTTGCCACAAAGAGAGACCAAACCTGTGAGTCTAAGACTTAA
- the DHS gene encoding deoxyhypusine synthase (deoxyhypusine synthase (DHS); INVOLVED IN: embryo sac development, peptidyl-lysine modification to hypusine; LOCATED IN: cellular_component unknown; EXPRESSED IN: 24 plant structures; EXPRESSED DURING: 13 growth stages; CONTAINS InterPro DOMAIN/s: Deoxyhypusine synthase (InterPro:IPR002773); Has 2057 Blast hits to 2052 proteins in 494 species: Archae - 295; Bacteria - 232; Metazoa - 167; Fungi - 158; Plants - 157; Viruses - 0; Other Eukaryotes - 1048 (source: NCBI BLink).) yields MVFLQVDVIVTTTGGVEEDLIKCLAPTFKGDFSLPGAYLRSKGLNRIGNLLVPNDNYCKFEDWIIPIFDEMLKEQKEENVLWTPSKLLARLGKEINNESSYLYWAYKMNIPVFCPGLTDGSLGDMLYFHSFRTSGLIIDVVQDIRAMNGEAVHANPKKTGMIILGGGLPKHHICNANMMRNGADYAVFINTGQEFDGSDSGARPDEAVSWGKIRGSAKTVKVYCDATIAFPLLVAETFATKRDQTCESKT; encoded by the exons atGGTTTTTCTGCAGGTTGATGTTATAGTCACGACAACTGGTGGTGTTGAGGAAGATCTCATAAAATGCCTTGCACCTACATTTAAAGGTGATTTCTCTCTACCTGGAGCTTATTTAAGGTCAAAGGGATTGAACCGAATTGGGAATTTGCTGGTTCCTAATGATAACTACTGCAAGTTTGAGGATTGGATCATTCCCATCTTTGACGAGATGTTGAAGGAACAGAAAGAAGAG AATGTGTTGTGGACTCCTTCTAAACTGTTAGCACGGCTGggaaaagaaatcaacaatGAGAGTTCATACCTTTATTGGGCATACAAG ATGAATATTCCAGTATTCTGCCCAGGGTTAACAGATGGCTCTCTTGGGGATATGCTGTATTTTCACTCTTTTCGTACCTCTGGCCTCATCATCGATGTAGTACAAG ATATCAGAGCTATGAACGGCGAAGCTGTCCATGCAAATCCTAAAAAGACAGGGATGATAATCCTTGGAGGGGGCTTGCCAAAGCACCACATATGTAATGCCAATATGATGCGCAATGGTGCAGATTACGCTGTATTTATAAACACCGGGCAAGAATTTGATGGGAGCGACTCGGGTGCACGCCCTGATGAAGCCGTGTCTTGGGGTAAAATTAGGGGTTCTGCTAAAACCGTTAAG GTATACTGTGATGCTACCATAGCCTTCCCATTGTTGGTTGCAGAAACATTTGCCACAAAGAGAGACCAAACCTGTGAGTCTAAGACTTAA
- the GC1 gene encoding guanylyl cyclase 1 (guanylyl cyclase 1 (GC1); CONTAINS InterPro DOMAIN/s: Guanylyl cyclase (InterPro:IPR018616); Has 35333 Blast hits to 34131 proteins in 2444 species: Archae - 798; Bacteria - 22429; Metazoa - 974; Fungi - 991; Plants - 531; Viruses - 0; Other Eukaryotes - 9610 (source: NCBI BLink).) has translation MESTEMQGCHPRPTWIASGIASCTLEDLAEICSTNSIWTVDLAYLLQKFCVEFSYYTITFGANPNYSIEEFYKEQLPEDLVRVDLLFRKAHESGIIIQCRSVSIHEISCLLLSGNYIAIALVDQDKLSKSWLEEVLVSGLHSSNSCYTGHYVVICGYDAVRDEFEIRDPASSKIHERISSKCLENARKSFGTDEDLLLINLENMRNQNGY, from the exons ATGGAAAGTACAGAGATGCAGGGTTGCCATCCTCGTCCCACATGGAT AGCAAGTGGCATCGCAAGCTGCACTCTTGAGGATTTGGCTGAGATATGCTCCACAAATAG CATTTGGACTGTCGATCTCGCATATTTACTGCAGAAGTTCTGTGTGGAATTTTCATATTACACGATAACATTTGGAGCAAACCCGAATTATTCCATAGAGGAATTTTACAAG GAGCAGCTCCCTGAAGATCTGGTGCGTGTCGATTTGCTCTTCAGGAAAGCACATGAATCTGGCATTATTATACAG TGCAGATCAGTTAGTATCCATGAGATTTCTTGTTTGCTATTGTCGGGGAACTATATTGCCATTGCGTTAGTCGACCAGGACAAGCTAAG CAAGTCTTGGTTGGAGGAAGTGCTTGTCTCTGGTCTTCACTCCAGCAATTCTTGTTACACTG GTCACTATGTCGTGATATGTGGCTATGATGCTGTTAGGGATGAGTTCGAGATCAGAGATCCCGCCAGTTCCAA GATACATGAGAGGATCTCGTCAAAATGCCTGGAGAATGCCCGGAAATCGTTTGGCACAGACGAAGATCTTCTCCTG ATAAACTTGGAGAATATGAGGAACCAGAACGGATATTAG
- the GC1 gene encoding guanylyl cyclase 1: protein MVLRASGIASCTLEDLAEICSTNSIWTVDLAYLLQKFCVEFSYYTITFGANPNYSIEEFYKEQLPEDLVRVDLLFRKAHESGIIIQCRSVSIHEISCLLLSGNYIAIALVDQDKLSKSWLEEVLVSGLHSSNSCYTGHYVVICGYDAVRDEFEIRDPASSKIHERISSKCLENARKSFGTDEDLLLINLENMRNQNGY, encoded by the exons ATGGTTCTCAGAGCAAGTGGCATCGCAAGCTGCACTCTTGAGGATTTGGCTGAGATATGCTCCACAAATAG CATTTGGACTGTCGATCTCGCATATTTACTGCAGAAGTTCTGTGTGGAATTTTCATATTACACGATAACATTTGGAGCAAACCCGAATTATTCCATAGAGGAATTTTACAAG GAGCAGCTCCCTGAAGATCTGGTGCGTGTCGATTTGCTCTTCAGGAAAGCACATGAATCTGGCATTATTATACAG TGCAGATCAGTTAGTATCCATGAGATTTCTTGTTTGCTATTGTCGGGGAACTATATTGCCATTGCGTTAGTCGACCAGGACAAGCTAAG CAAGTCTTGGTTGGAGGAAGTGCTTGTCTCTGGTCTTCACTCCAGCAATTCTTGTTACACTG GTCACTATGTCGTGATATGTGGCTATGATGCTGTTAGGGATGAGTTCGAGATCAGAGATCCCGCCAGTTCCAA GATACATGAGAGGATCTCGTCAAAATGCCTGGAGAATGCCCGGAAATCGTTTGGCACAGACGAAGATCTTCTCCTG ATAAACTTGGAGAATATGAGGAACCAGAACGGATATTAG
- the GC1 gene encoding guanylyl cyclase 1 (guanylyl cyclase 1 (GC1); CONTAINS InterPro DOMAIN/s: Guanylyl cyclase (InterPro:IPR018616); Has 30201 Blast hits to 17322 proteins in 780 species: Archae - 12; Bacteria - 1396; Metazoa - 17338; Fungi - 3422; Plants - 5037; Viruses - 0; Other Eukaryotes - 2996 (source: NCBI BLink).), which yields MWPLCFLLNKLLRVEERNQGILDGNGDSTFPKYCLFDDPLVSDGKYRDAGLPSSSHMDVPHVHQLASWDCGLACVLMVLRASGIASCTLEDLAEICSTNSIWTVDLAYLLQKFCVEFSYYTITFGANPNYSIEEFYKEQLPEDLVRVDLLFRKAHESGIIIQCRSVSIHEISCLLLSGNYIAIALVDQDKLSKSWLEEVLVSGLHSSNSCYTGHYVVICGYDAVRDEFEIRDPASSKIHERISSKCLENARKSFGTDEDLLLINLENMRNQNGY from the exons ATGTGGCCTCTTTGTTTTCTGCTTAACAAGCTATTAAGAGTTGAGGAGAGGAATCAGGGGATATTAGACGGAAATGGAGATTCGACTTTTCCGAAATACTGCCTATTCGATGATCCCTTGGTGAGTGATGGAAAGTACAGAGATGCAGGGTTGCCATCCTCGTCCCACATGGAT GTCCCTCATGTACATCAGTTAGCTTCATGGGATTGCGGTCTCGCTTGTGTTCTTATGGTTCTCAGAGCAAGTGGCATCGCAAGCTGCACTCTTGAGGATTTGGCTGAGATATGCTCCACAAATAG CATTTGGACTGTCGATCTCGCATATTTACTGCAGAAGTTCTGTGTGGAATTTTCATATTACACGATAACATTTGGAGCAAACCCGAATTATTCCATAGAGGAATTTTACAAG GAGCAGCTCCCTGAAGATCTGGTGCGTGTCGATTTGCTCTTCAGGAAAGCACATGAATCTGGCATTATTATACAG TGCAGATCAGTTAGTATCCATGAGATTTCTTGTTTGCTATTGTCGGGGAACTATATTGCCATTGCGTTAGTCGACCAGGACAAGCTAAG CAAGTCTTGGTTGGAGGAAGTGCTTGTCTCTGGTCTTCACTCCAGCAATTCTTGTTACACTG GTCACTATGTCGTGATATGTGGCTATGATGCTGTTAGGGATGAGTTCGAGATCAGAGATCCCGCCAGTTCCAA GATACATGAGAGGATCTCGTCAAAATGCCTGGAGAATGCCCGGAAATCGTTTGGCACAGACGAAGATCTTCTCCTG ATAAACTTGGAGAATATGAGGAACCAGAACGGATATTAG
- the GC1 gene encoding guanylyl cyclase 1, translating into MWPLCFLLNKLLRVEERNQGILDGNGDSTFPKYCLFDDPLVSDGKYRDAGLPSSSHMDVPHVHQLASWDCGLACVLMVLRASGIASCTLEDLAEICSTNSIWTVDLAYLLQKFCVEFSYYTITFGANPNYSIEEFYKEQLPEDLVRVDLLFRKAHESGIIIQCRSVSIHEISCLLLSGNYIAIALVDQDKLSKSWLEEVLVSGLHSSNSCYTGENCPLA; encoded by the exons ATGTGGCCTCTTTGTTTTCTGCTTAACAAGCTATTAAGAGTTGAGGAGAGGAATCAGGGGATATTAGACGGAAATGGAGATTCGACTTTTCCGAAATACTGCCTATTCGATGATCCCTTGGTGAGTGATGGAAAGTACAGAGATGCAGGGTTGCCATCCTCGTCCCACATGGAT GTCCCTCATGTACATCAGTTAGCTTCATGGGATTGCGGTCTCGCTTGTGTTCTTATGGTTCTCAGAGCAAGTGGCATCGCAAGCTGCACTCTTGAGGATTTGGCTGAGATATGCTCCACAAATAG CATTTGGACTGTCGATCTCGCATATTTACTGCAGAAGTTCTGTGTGGAATTTTCATATTACACGATAACATTTGGAGCAAACCCGAATTATTCCATAGAGGAATTTTACAAG GAGCAGCTCCCTGAAGATCTGGTGCGTGTCGATTTGCTCTTCAGGAAAGCACATGAATCTGGCATTATTATACAG TGCAGATCAGTTAGTATCCATGAGATTTCTTGTTTGCTATTGTCGGGGAACTATATTGCCATTGCGTTAGTCGACCAGGACAAGCTAAG CAAGTCTTGGTTGGAGGAAGTGCTTGTCTCTGGTCTTCACTCCAGCAATTCTTGTTACACTGGTGAGAATTGTCCCTTAGCCTAG
- the GC1 gene encoding guanylyl cyclase 1 → MWPLCFLLNKLLRVEERNQGILDGNGDSTFPKYCLFDDPLVSDGKYRDAGLPSSSHMDVPHVHQLASWDCGLACVLMVLRASGIASCTLEDLAEICSTNSIWTVDLAYLLQKFCVEFSYYTITFGANPNYSIEEFYKEQLPEDLVRVDLLFRKAHESGIIIQCRSVSIHEISCLLLSGNYIAIALVDQDKLRSLISFVLLLIYSL, encoded by the exons ATGTGGCCTCTTTGTTTTCTGCTTAACAAGCTATTAAGAGTTGAGGAGAGGAATCAGGGGATATTAGACGGAAATGGAGATTCGACTTTTCCGAAATACTGCCTATTCGATGATCCCTTGGTGAGTGATGGAAAGTACAGAGATGCAGGGTTGCCATCCTCGTCCCACATGGAT GTCCCTCATGTACATCAGTTAGCTTCATGGGATTGCGGTCTCGCTTGTGTTCTTATGGTTCTCAGAGCAAGTGGCATCGCAAGCTGCACTCTTGAGGATTTGGCTGAGATATGCTCCACAAATAG CATTTGGACTGTCGATCTCGCATATTTACTGCAGAAGTTCTGTGTGGAATTTTCATATTACACGATAACATTTGGAGCAAACCCGAATTATTCCATAGAGGAATTTTACAAG GAGCAGCTCCCTGAAGATCTGGTGCGTGTCGATTTGCTCTTCAGGAAAGCACATGAATCTGGCATTATTATACAG TGCAGATCAGTTAGTATCCATGAGATTTCTTGTTTGCTATTGTCGGGGAACTATATTGCCATTGCGTTAGTCGACCAGGACAAGCTAAGGTCGcttatctcttttgttcttcttctcatatATTCGCTCTAG
- the ROPGEF5 gene encoding ROP guanine nucleotide exchange factor 5 (ROP guanine nucleotide exchange factor 5 (ROPGEF5); CONTAINS InterPro DOMAIN/s: Rop nucleotide exchanger, PRONE (InterPro:IPR005512); BEST Arabidopsis thaliana protein match is: RHO guanyl-nucleotide exchange factor 7 (TAIR:AT5G02010.1); Has 303 Blast hits to 301 proteins in 15 species: Archae - 0; Bacteria - 0; Metazoa - 0; Fungi - 0; Plants - 303; Viruses - 0; Other Eukaryotes - 0 (source: NCBI BLink).), which translates to MENLVKSCAGIEKKRSNLTPSMEDILTESKERSSTSGASYESSSTTTVASSSPPPPPSQILGWPIRKASFRKNSKESVNFDHKKLTLHDDSGFKAKEMNSADVEMMKERFAKLLLGEDMSGSGKGVCTALAISNAITNLCATIFGQLWRLEPLSSEKKEMWRREMEWILSVSDHIVELTPSTQTYPDGNKFEVMTCRPRFDLFINLPALRKLDNMLLDILASFKKTEFWYVDQGIVASENDGSASFRRKIQRQEEKWWLPVPRLAPNGLTEEARTELNHKRECATQILKAAMAINSLALTEMDVPKSYLETLPKNGRSCLGDVIYRYVTSDKFSAESLLDCLDLSSEHIALDIANRVEASIYVWRRRVQTKLGVNNNTSSTTPKLTWEMVKELMAAGDKRGLLVERSETLLRCLKQRFPSLTQTSLDISKIQWNKDIGKSILESYSRALESLASNIIARIDDLLYVDDLTKQSDDNNLLSSPAVSSIIAHKKVVPLPYLISASGTPYRTSFSTTPGFSPSMISPKKGERRTPYSSKDTNKIIEKGLPSRGYGVRRVLNNYLGMESKLKICVNPSDNADTAVINQISKDVEEEKKRNSTSVHQKGPPKYTVS; encoded by the exons atggagAATTTAGTGAAGAGCTGCGCAGGGATcgagaagaaaagaagcaatTTGACTCCATCGATGGAAGATATACTTACAGAGTCAAAGGAGAGAAGCAGCACTAGCGGAGCGAGCTACGAAagctcctccaccaccaccgtcgCTTCgtcttctccaccaccaccaccgtcgCAGATTCTGGGTTGGCCGATTAGAAAAGCTTCATTTCGGAAAAATTCGAAGGAGAGTGTTAATTTTGATCATAAGAAATTAACCCTTCACGATGATTCTGGGTTTAAAGCGAAAGAGATGAATTCTGCAG ATGTGGAGATGATGAAGGAGAGATTTGCAAAGTTGTTACTTGGTGAAGATATGTCAGGTTCTGGTAAAGGTGTGTGTACGGCTTTAGCTATCTCCAACGCCATAACAAATCTCTGTG ctACGATTTTCGGGCAACTATGGAGATTAGAGCCACTTTCAAGCGAAAAGAAGGAGATGTGGAGAAGGGAAATGGAGTGGATTCTTAGTGTTAGTGATCACATCGTCGAGTTAACACCTTCAACACAAACTTATCCAGACGGCAACAAGTTTGAG GTCATGACTTGTCGACCAAGATTTGATCTTTTCATCAACCTCCCTGCTCTCCGTAAACTAGACAATATGCTTCTC GATATATTGGCGAGTTTCAAGAAAACTGAGTTCTGGTATGTTGATCAAGGGATCGTTGCTTCGGAAAACGATGGCTCAGCTTCTTTCCGCAGAAAGATTCAGCGCCAAGAGGAGAAATGGTGGTTGCCTGTTCCTCGTTTAGCACCGAATGGTCTTACTGAAGAAGCAAGAACAGAATTGAATCATAAGAGGGAATGTGCGACGCAGATACTTAAAGCTGCAATGGCTATTAACAGCCTTGCTTTAACCGAAATGGATGTTCCTAAATCATACCTTGAAACCCTTCCAAAG AACGGTAGGTCCTGCCTTGGGGATGTTATCTACAGGTATGTAACATCTGACAAATTTTCTGCGGAGTCTCTTCTCGATTGCCTTGATCTGTCCTCTGAGCATATTGCTCTTGATATCGCAAACCGTGTGGAAGCTTCGATATATGTTTGGAGGAGAAGAGTTCAAACAAAACTTGGAGTCAACAATAATACTTCAAGCACTACTCCAAAGTTAACATGGGAAATGGTCAAAGAACTAATGGCTGCTGGTGACAAAAGGGGATTGCTTGTGGAGAGATCGGAAACTCTCTTACGTTGCTTGAAGCAGCGGTTTCCTTCTCTAACGCAGACTTCTCTAGACATAAGCAAGATTCAATGGAACAAG GATATTGGGAAATCAATCCTCGAAAGCTACTCAAGGGCTTTGGAGAGCTTAGCATCAAACATCATAGCACGAATCGATGATTTACTCTACGTGGACGACTTAACAAAGCAATCAGATGATAACAATCTTTTGTCAAGTCCAGCGGTCAGCAGCATTATAGCTCACAAGAAAGTAGTACCACTCCCTTATCTAATATCTGCATCAGGAACTCCATATAGAACAAGCTTCTCAACAACACCAGGCTTCTCTCCTTCAATGATTAGCCCCAAGAAAGGAGAGAGGAGAACACCTTACTCCAGCAAGGACACTAACAAAATCATTGAGAAAGGTCTTCCTTCTCGAGGATATGGAGTGAGAAGAGTCTTGAACAATTATCTTGGCATGGaatcaaaactgaaaatatgCGTTAATCCGTCAGATAATGCAGATACAGCAGTGATTAACCAAATCAGCAAAGAcgtggaagaagagaagaaaagaaactcaacATCAGTCCATCAAAAGGGTCCTCCAAAGTACACTGTCTCTTAA
- the ROPGEF5 gene encoding ROP guanine nucleotide exchange factor 5, producing the protein MENLVKSCAGIEKKRSNLTPSMEDILTESKERSSTSGASYESSSTTTVASSSPPPPPSQILGWPIRKASFRKNSKESVNFDHKKLTLHDDSGFKAKEMNSADVEMMKERFAKLLLGEDMSGSGKGVCTALAISNAITNLCATIFGQLWRLEPLSSEKKEMWRREMEWILSVSDHIVELTPSTQTYPDGNKFEVMTCRPRFDLFINLPALRKLDNMLLDILASFKKTEFWYVDQGIVASENDGSASFRRKIQRQEEKWWLPVPRLAPNGLTEEARTELNHKRECATQILKAAMAINSLALTEMDVPKSYLETLPKNGRSCLGDVIYRYVTSDKFSAESLLDCLDLSSEHIALDIANRVEASIYVWRRRVQTKLGVNNNTSSTTPKLTWEMVKELMAAGDKRGLLVERSETLLRCLKQRFPSLTQTSLDISKIQWNKVQTHKSSKYITVQNGFACSYIFSPLKISGYWEINPRKLLKGFGELSIKHHSTNR; encoded by the exons atggagAATTTAGTGAAGAGCTGCGCAGGGATcgagaagaaaagaagcaatTTGACTCCATCGATGGAAGATATACTTACAGAGTCAAAGGAGAGAAGCAGCACTAGCGGAGCGAGCTACGAAagctcctccaccaccaccgtcgCTTCgtcttctccaccaccaccaccgtcgCAGATTCTGGGTTGGCCGATTAGAAAAGCTTCATTTCGGAAAAATTCGAAGGAGAGTGTTAATTTTGATCATAAGAAATTAACCCTTCACGATGATTCTGGGTTTAAAGCGAAAGAGATGAATTCTGCAG ATGTGGAGATGATGAAGGAGAGATTTGCAAAGTTGTTACTTGGTGAAGATATGTCAGGTTCTGGTAAAGGTGTGTGTACGGCTTTAGCTATCTCCAACGCCATAACAAATCTCTGTG ctACGATTTTCGGGCAACTATGGAGATTAGAGCCACTTTCAAGCGAAAAGAAGGAGATGTGGAGAAGGGAAATGGAGTGGATTCTTAGTGTTAGTGATCACATCGTCGAGTTAACACCTTCAACACAAACTTATCCAGACGGCAACAAGTTTGAG GTCATGACTTGTCGACCAAGATTTGATCTTTTCATCAACCTCCCTGCTCTCCGTAAACTAGACAATATGCTTCTC GATATATTGGCGAGTTTCAAGAAAACTGAGTTCTGGTATGTTGATCAAGGGATCGTTGCTTCGGAAAACGATGGCTCAGCTTCTTTCCGCAGAAAGATTCAGCGCCAAGAGGAGAAATGGTGGTTGCCTGTTCCTCGTTTAGCACCGAATGGTCTTACTGAAGAAGCAAGAACAGAATTGAATCATAAGAGGGAATGTGCGACGCAGATACTTAAAGCTGCAATGGCTATTAACAGCCTTGCTTTAACCGAAATGGATGTTCCTAAATCATACCTTGAAACCCTTCCAAAG AACGGTAGGTCCTGCCTTGGGGATGTTATCTACAGGTATGTAACATCTGACAAATTTTCTGCGGAGTCTCTTCTCGATTGCCTTGATCTGTCCTCTGAGCATATTGCTCTTGATATCGCAAACCGTGTGGAAGCTTCGATATATGTTTGGAGGAGAAGAGTTCAAACAAAACTTGGAGTCAACAATAATACTTCAAGCACTACTCCAAAGTTAACATGGGAAATGGTCAAAGAACTAATGGCTGCTGGTGACAAAAGGGGATTGCTTGTGGAGAGATCGGAAACTCTCTTACGTTGCTTGAAGCAGCGGTTTCCTTCTCTAACGCAGACTTCTCTAGACATAAGCAAGATTCAATGGAACAAGGTCCAGACACACAAATCCTCTAAATACATTACAGTACAAAATGGCTTTGCTTGTTCTTATATATTCAGTCCTTTGAAAATTTCAGGATATTGGGAAATCAATCCTCGAAAGCTACTCAAGGGCTTTGGAGAGCTTAGCATCAAACATCATAGCACGAATCGATGA